Proteins co-encoded in one Arachis hypogaea cultivar Tifrunner chromosome 13, arahy.Tifrunner.gnm2.J5K5, whole genome shotgun sequence genomic window:
- the LOC112792297 gene encoding uncharacterized protein isoform X6, whose amino-acid sequence MFRRLRWFVGLNQKNLSTKRLGNVEHQPGPERPSQLPVLDAVHEVAVYIHRFHNLDLFEQGWYKIKVTVRWEVGEDSYPGIPARVVQYEAPEVGSDNLCRVWMIDDADNSFSTPPFRIKYARQDVLLSIMVSFYLSFGACEDQSSVILKFELLHAPMSGTGYEFQGSPDAFSASVHEYKIPPKGLLGLHSYCPVNFDAFHAVLVDTSVHISLLKASHHTSRPKVSSDSRGSEGTYVEDYVGSNKVTLIKALMAAHDILLEDLKRISTGIDQAVDLTEISSASDVTEWFSSTSPANVNGDSSPLLSDRPHKAANSINKLTDPFSWDDHLLISLQSLGNQLLSLWNTFLKFHRENKTKIMEFLRNSWANERRTEWSIWMVYSKVAMPHQPKINGVERTLLHHGARGNTRRLTDDPIQIATMRAELHRRGIAQMRINNRSLQDMYIFGDPLHIPIIIVERLTNIYHSTSGNHLDLRLVRNQWLLIDPKIHFLMSEANEDKTSGDFREMGSRLAHEVITFLKKKMDKVSRNAILTDIKLSFVGHSIGNLIIRTALAESIMEPYLMYLHTYVSISGPHLGYMYSSNSLFNSGLWLLKKLKGTQCIHQLTFTDDPDLENTFIYNLSKEKTLENFQNVILFSSPQDGYVPYHSARIEPSSAASLDSSKRGKIFHEMLNNLLGQIQSDSDHRVVIRCDVNFNTACYGRNLNTLIGRTAHIEFLESDIFAKFIMWSFPELFR is encoded by the exons ATGTTTCGGAGACTGAGATGGTTTGTGGGTCTGAATCAGAAGAATTTGTCAACAAAGAGGTTGGGCAATGTTGAGCACCAACCTGGACCTGAAAGGCCAAGCCAGCTCCCTGTGTTAGATGCTGTTCATGAAGTTGCTGTTTACATTCATAGGTTTCATAATCTTGACCTTTTTGAACAAGG ATGGTACAAAATCAAGGTTACCGTGAGATGGGAGGTGGGTGAAGATTCCTATCCTGGGATTCCAGCACGAGTTGTTCAATATGAAG CTCCTGAAGTGGGTTCTGACAATTTATGTAGAGTTTGGATGATCGATGATGCTGACAACAGTTTTTCAACCCCACCATTCCGAATTAAATATGCTAGGCAGGATGTACTTCTTTCTATCATGGTTTCATTCTACCTATCTTTTGGTGCATGTGAG GATCAATCTTCTGTTATCTTGAAGTTCGAGCTCTTACATGCCCCTATGAGCGGAACAGG GTATGAGTTCCAAGGTTCACCAGATGCATTCTCTGCTTCAGTTCATGAATATAAAATACCCCCTAAAGGTCTTCTAGGATTGCATTCATACTGTCCTGTCAATTTTGATGCTTTCCATGCTGTCCTTGTTGATACAAGTGTTCACATCAGTCTACTAAAAGCTAGTCATCACACCTCTCGACCGAAGGTATCCAG TGATTCTAGAGGCTCAGAAGGCACTTATGTTGAAGATTATGTCGGGTCAAACAAG GTTACGCTCATCAAAGCATTGATGGCTGCCCATGATATCCTgcttgaggatttgaaaagaataaGCACAGGCATTGACCAAGCTGTTGATTTGACTGAAATTTCTTCTGCATCAGATGTTACGGAATGGTTTAGTTCTACTTCACCAGCAAATGTCAATGGTGATTCATCACCTCTACTGTCTGACAGGCCACAC AAAGCTGCTAATTCTATCAATAAACTTACCGACCCTTTCTCTTGGGACGACCATCTGTTAATCTCTCTCCAATCTCTAGGGAATCAGCTGCTAAGTCTTTGGAATACTTTTCTGAAATTCCACAG GGAAAACAAAACAAAGATAATGGAATTCTTACGTAATTCCTGGGCTAATGAACGGAGAACTGAATGGTCAATATGGATGGTGTACTCAAAGGTTGCAATGCCTCATCAACCTAAGATTAATGGAGTTGAAAGGACACTGTTGCACCATGGTGCACGCGGAAATACAAGGAGGTTAACTGATGAT CCTATTCAAATTGCAACAATGCGTGCAGAGCTTCATAGGCGTGGTATAGCACAAATGAGG ATCAACAATCGGTCACTTCAAGACATGTATATATTTGGAGATCCTTTGCATATTCCAATTATTATTGTTGAACGCTTGACAAACATATACCATTCAACAAGT GGAAATCATCTGGATTTACGGCTTGTTCGGAACCAGTGGCTTTTAATAGATCCCAAAATACATTTTCTCATGTCAGAGGCAAATGAAGACAAAACATCTGGAGACTTCAGAGAAATGGGGTCAAGGCTTGCCCATGAAGTGATCACCTTCCTTAAAAAGAAGATGGATAAAGTTTCAAGAAATGCCATCTTAACTGATATCAAGCTTAGCTTTGTTGGTCATTCTATTGGAAACCTCATTATCCGAACTGCCCTCGCTG aaagcaTCATGGAGCCATATCTGATGTACTTACATACATATGTCTCCATATCTGGTCCACACTTGGGTTATATGTATAGTTCAAACTCTTTATTCAATTCAGGACTATGGCTATTGAAGAAGCTGAAGGGTACACAATGCATTCATCAACTAACTTTTACAGATGACCCTGATCTTGAGAATACTTTCATATACAATCTTTCCAAG GAGAAGACACTGGAAAACTTCCAGAATGTAATTCTTTTCTCCTCTCCTCAG GATGGTTATGTTCCGTATCATTCTGCCAGAATTGAACCGAGTTCAGCGGCTTCCTTGGATTCCTCTAAAAGAGGGAAAATCTTCCATGAGATGCTAAATAATTTGTTGGGCCAAATCCAAAGTGACTCTGACCATCGTGTGGTAATCCGATGTGATGTCAACTTCAACACGGCTTGCTATGGCAGAAACTTAAACACACTTATTGGACGCACTGCACATATTGAGTTCTTGGAGTCCGACATTTTCGCCAAGTTCATAATGTGGTCTTTCCCAGAGCTGTTCAGATAG
- the LOC112792297 gene encoding uncharacterized protein isoform X4, with the protein MFRRLRWFVGLNQKNLSTKRLGNVEHQPGPERPSQLPVLDAVHEVAVYIHRFHNLDLFEQGWYKIKVTVRWEVGEDSYPGIPARVVQYEAPEVGSDNLCRVWMIDDADNSFSTPPFRIKYARQDVLLSIMVSFYLSFGACEDQSSVILKFELLHAPMSGTGYEFQGSPDAFSASVHEYKIPPKGLLGLHSYCPVNFDAFHAVLVDTSVHISLLKASHHTSRPKVSSDSRGSEGTYVEDYVGSNKVTLIKALMAAHDILLEDLKRISTGIDQAVDLTEISSASDVTEWFSSTSPANVNGDSSPLLSDRPHKAANSINKLTDPFSWDDHLLISLQSLGNQLLSLWNTFLKFHRENKTKIMEFLRNSWANERRTEWSIWMVYSKVAMPHQPKINGVERTLLHHGARGNTRRLTDDPIQIATMRAELHRRGIAQMRINNRSLQDMYIFGDPLHIPIIIVERLTNIYHSTSVSSDFIPLKEEARHKLENGYRATNKSGNSRRQNEHILRVVVFVHGFQGNHLDLRLVRNQWLLIDPKIHFLMSEANEDKTSGDFREMGSRLAHEVITFLKKKMDKVSRNAILTDIKLSFVGHSIGNLIIRTALAGLWLLKKLKGTQCIHQLTFTDDPDLENTFIYNLSKEKTLENFQNVILFSSPQDGYVPYHSARIEPSSAASLDSSKRGKIFHEMLNNLLGQIQSDSDHRVVIRCDVNFNTACYGRNLNTLIGRTAHIEFLESDIFAKFIMWSFPELFR; encoded by the exons ATGTTTCGGAGACTGAGATGGTTTGTGGGTCTGAATCAGAAGAATTTGTCAACAAAGAGGTTGGGCAATGTTGAGCACCAACCTGGACCTGAAAGGCCAAGCCAGCTCCCTGTGTTAGATGCTGTTCATGAAGTTGCTGTTTACATTCATAGGTTTCATAATCTTGACCTTTTTGAACAAGG ATGGTACAAAATCAAGGTTACCGTGAGATGGGAGGTGGGTGAAGATTCCTATCCTGGGATTCCAGCACGAGTTGTTCAATATGAAG CTCCTGAAGTGGGTTCTGACAATTTATGTAGAGTTTGGATGATCGATGATGCTGACAACAGTTTTTCAACCCCACCATTCCGAATTAAATATGCTAGGCAGGATGTACTTCTTTCTATCATGGTTTCATTCTACCTATCTTTTGGTGCATGTGAG GATCAATCTTCTGTTATCTTGAAGTTCGAGCTCTTACATGCCCCTATGAGCGGAACAGG GTATGAGTTCCAAGGTTCACCAGATGCATTCTCTGCTTCAGTTCATGAATATAAAATACCCCCTAAAGGTCTTCTAGGATTGCATTCATACTGTCCTGTCAATTTTGATGCTTTCCATGCTGTCCTTGTTGATACAAGTGTTCACATCAGTCTACTAAAAGCTAGTCATCACACCTCTCGACCGAAGGTATCCAG TGATTCTAGAGGCTCAGAAGGCACTTATGTTGAAGATTATGTCGGGTCAAACAAG GTTACGCTCATCAAAGCATTGATGGCTGCCCATGATATCCTgcttgaggatttgaaaagaataaGCACAGGCATTGACCAAGCTGTTGATTTGACTGAAATTTCTTCTGCATCAGATGTTACGGAATGGTTTAGTTCTACTTCACCAGCAAATGTCAATGGTGATTCATCACCTCTACTGTCTGACAGGCCACAC AAAGCTGCTAATTCTATCAATAAACTTACCGACCCTTTCTCTTGGGACGACCATCTGTTAATCTCTCTCCAATCTCTAGGGAATCAGCTGCTAAGTCTTTGGAATACTTTTCTGAAATTCCACAG GGAAAACAAAACAAAGATAATGGAATTCTTACGTAATTCCTGGGCTAATGAACGGAGAACTGAATGGTCAATATGGATGGTGTACTCAAAGGTTGCAATGCCTCATCAACCTAAGATTAATGGAGTTGAAAGGACACTGTTGCACCATGGTGCACGCGGAAATACAAGGAGGTTAACTGATGAT CCTATTCAAATTGCAACAATGCGTGCAGAGCTTCATAGGCGTGGTATAGCACAAATGAGG ATCAACAATCGGTCACTTCAAGACATGTATATATTTGGAGATCCTTTGCATATTCCAATTATTATTGTTGAACGCTTGACAAACATATACCATTCAACAAGTGTGAGTTCAGATTTCATTCCTCTGAAGGAAGAAGCAAGGCATAAACTAGAAAATGGATATAGAGCCACAAATAAGAGTGGGAATAGCCGGCGACAAAATGAACACATTTTGAGAGTAGTAGTTTTTGTACATGGGTTTCAG GGAAATCATCTGGATTTACGGCTTGTTCGGAACCAGTGGCTTTTAATAGATCCCAAAATACATTTTCTCATGTCAGAGGCAAATGAAGACAAAACATCTGGAGACTTCAGAGAAATGGGGTCAAGGCTTGCCCATGAAGTGATCACCTTCCTTAAAAAGAAGATGGATAAAGTTTCAAGAAATGCCATCTTAACTGATATCAAGCTTAGCTTTGTTGGTCATTCTATTGGAAACCTCATTATCCGAACTGCCCTCGCTG GACTATGGCTATTGAAGAAGCTGAAGGGTACACAATGCATTCATCAACTAACTTTTACAGATGACCCTGATCTTGAGAATACTTTCATATACAATCTTTCCAAG GAGAAGACACTGGAAAACTTCCAGAATGTAATTCTTTTCTCCTCTCCTCAG GATGGTTATGTTCCGTATCATTCTGCCAGAATTGAACCGAGTTCAGCGGCTTCCTTGGATTCCTCTAAAAGAGGGAAAATCTTCCATGAGATGCTAAATAATTTGTTGGGCCAAATCCAAAGTGACTCTGACCATCGTGTGGTAATCCGATGTGATGTCAACTTCAACACGGCTTGCTATGGCAGAAACTTAAACACACTTATTGGACGCACTGCACATATTGAGTTCTTGGAGTCCGACATTTTCGCCAAGTTCATAATGTGGTCTTTCCCAGAGCTGTTCAGATAG
- the LOC112792297 gene encoding uncharacterized protein isoform X5 yields MFRRLRWFVGLNQKNLSTKRLGNVEHQPGPERPSQLPVLDAVHEVAVYIHRFHNLDLFEQGWYKIKVTVRWEVGEDSYPGIPARVVQYEAAAPEVGSDNLCRVWMIDDADNSFSTPPFRIKYARQDVLLSIMVSFYLSFGACEDQSSVILKFELLHAPMSGTGYEFQGSPDAFSASVHEYKIPPKGLLGLHSYCPVNFDAFHAVLVDTSVHISLLKASHHTSRPKVSSDSRGSEGTYVEDYVGSNKVTLIKALMAAHDILLEDLKRISTGIDQAVDLTEISSASDVTEWFSSTSPANVNGDSSPLLSDRPHKAANSINKLTDPFSWDDHLLISLQSLGNQLLSLWNTFLKFHRENKTKIMEFLRNSWANERRTEWSIWMVYSKVAMPHQPKINGVERTLLHHGARGNTRRLTDDPIQIATMRAELHRRGIAQMRINNRSLQDMYIFGDPLHIPIIIVERLTNIYHSTSGNHLDLRLVRNQWLLIDPKIHFLMSEANEDKTSGDFREMGSRLAHEVITFLKKKMDKVSRNAILTDIKLSFVGHSIGNLIIRTALAESIMEPYLMYLHTYVSISGPHLGYMYSSNSLFNSGLWLLKKLKGTQCIHQLTFTDDPDLENTFIYNLSKEKTLENFQNVILFSSPQDGYVPYHSARIEPSSAASLDSSKRGKIFHEMLNNLLGQIQSDSDHRVVIRCDVNFNTACYGRNLNTLIGRTAHIEFLESDIFAKFIMWSFPELFR; encoded by the exons ATGTTTCGGAGACTGAGATGGTTTGTGGGTCTGAATCAGAAGAATTTGTCAACAAAGAGGTTGGGCAATGTTGAGCACCAACCTGGACCTGAAAGGCCAAGCCAGCTCCCTGTGTTAGATGCTGTTCATGAAGTTGCTGTTTACATTCATAGGTTTCATAATCTTGACCTTTTTGAACAAGG ATGGTACAAAATCAAGGTTACCGTGAGATGGGAGGTGGGTGAAGATTCCTATCCTGGGATTCCAGCACGAGTTGTTCAATATGAAG CTGCAGCTCCTGAAGTGGGTTCTGACAATTTATGTAGAGTTTGGATGATCGATGATGCTGACAACAGTTTTTCAACCCCACCATTCCGAATTAAATATGCTAGGCAGGATGTACTTCTTTCTATCATGGTTTCATTCTACCTATCTTTTGGTGCATGTGAG GATCAATCTTCTGTTATCTTGAAGTTCGAGCTCTTACATGCCCCTATGAGCGGAACAGG GTATGAGTTCCAAGGTTCACCAGATGCATTCTCTGCTTCAGTTCATGAATATAAAATACCCCCTAAAGGTCTTCTAGGATTGCATTCATACTGTCCTGTCAATTTTGATGCTTTCCATGCTGTCCTTGTTGATACAAGTGTTCACATCAGTCTACTAAAAGCTAGTCATCACACCTCTCGACCGAAGGTATCCAG TGATTCTAGAGGCTCAGAAGGCACTTATGTTGAAGATTATGTCGGGTCAAACAAG GTTACGCTCATCAAAGCATTGATGGCTGCCCATGATATCCTgcttgaggatttgaaaagaataaGCACAGGCATTGACCAAGCTGTTGATTTGACTGAAATTTCTTCTGCATCAGATGTTACGGAATGGTTTAGTTCTACTTCACCAGCAAATGTCAATGGTGATTCATCACCTCTACTGTCTGACAGGCCACAC AAAGCTGCTAATTCTATCAATAAACTTACCGACCCTTTCTCTTGGGACGACCATCTGTTAATCTCTCTCCAATCTCTAGGGAATCAGCTGCTAAGTCTTTGGAATACTTTTCTGAAATTCCACAG GGAAAACAAAACAAAGATAATGGAATTCTTACGTAATTCCTGGGCTAATGAACGGAGAACTGAATGGTCAATATGGATGGTGTACTCAAAGGTTGCAATGCCTCATCAACCTAAGATTAATGGAGTTGAAAGGACACTGTTGCACCATGGTGCACGCGGAAATACAAGGAGGTTAACTGATGAT CCTATTCAAATTGCAACAATGCGTGCAGAGCTTCATAGGCGTGGTATAGCACAAATGAGG ATCAACAATCGGTCACTTCAAGACATGTATATATTTGGAGATCCTTTGCATATTCCAATTATTATTGTTGAACGCTTGACAAACATATACCATTCAACAAGT GGAAATCATCTGGATTTACGGCTTGTTCGGAACCAGTGGCTTTTAATAGATCCCAAAATACATTTTCTCATGTCAGAGGCAAATGAAGACAAAACATCTGGAGACTTCAGAGAAATGGGGTCAAGGCTTGCCCATGAAGTGATCACCTTCCTTAAAAAGAAGATGGATAAAGTTTCAAGAAATGCCATCTTAACTGATATCAAGCTTAGCTTTGTTGGTCATTCTATTGGAAACCTCATTATCCGAACTGCCCTCGCTG aaagcaTCATGGAGCCATATCTGATGTACTTACATACATATGTCTCCATATCTGGTCCACACTTGGGTTATATGTATAGTTCAAACTCTTTATTCAATTCAGGACTATGGCTATTGAAGAAGCTGAAGGGTACACAATGCATTCATCAACTAACTTTTACAGATGACCCTGATCTTGAGAATACTTTCATATACAATCTTTCCAAG GAGAAGACACTGGAAAACTTCCAGAATGTAATTCTTTTCTCCTCTCCTCAG GATGGTTATGTTCCGTATCATTCTGCCAGAATTGAACCGAGTTCAGCGGCTTCCTTGGATTCCTCTAAAAGAGGGAAAATCTTCCATGAGATGCTAAATAATTTGTTGGGCCAAATCCAAAGTGACTCTGACCATCGTGTGGTAATCCGATGTGATGTCAACTTCAACACGGCTTGCTATGGCAGAAACTTAAACACACTTATTGGACGCACTGCACATATTGAGTTCTTGGAGTCCGACATTTTCGCCAAGTTCATAATGTGGTCTTTCCCAGAGCTGTTCAGATAG
- the LOC112792297 gene encoding uncharacterized protein isoform X3 has protein sequence MFRRLRWFVGLNQKNLSTKRLGNVEHQPGPERPSQLPVLDAVHEVAVYIHRFHNLDLFEQGWYKIKVTVRWEVGEDSYPGIPARVVQYEAAAPEVGSDNLCRVWMIDDADNSFSTPPFRIKYARQDVLLSIMVSFYLSFGACEDQSSVILKFELLHAPMSGTGYEFQGSPDAFSASVHEYKIPPKGLLGLHSYCPVNFDAFHAVLVDTSVHISLLKASHHTSRPKVSSDSRGSEGTYVEDYVGSNKVTLIKALMAAHDILLEDLKRISTGIDQAVDLTEISSASDVTEWFSSTSPANVNGDSSPLLSDRPHKAANSINKLTDPFSWDDHLLISLQSLGNQLLSLWNTFLKFHRENKTKIMEFLRNSWANERRTEWSIWMVYSKVAMPHQPKINGVERTLLHHGARGNTRRLTDDPIQIATMRAELHRRGIAQMRINNRSLQDMYIFGDPLHIPIIIVERLTNIYHSTSVSSDFIPLKEEARHKLENGYRATNKSGNSRRQNEHILRVVVFVHGFQGNHLDLRLVRNQWLLIDPKIHFLMSEANEDKTSGDFREMGSRLAHEVITFLKKKMDKVSRNAILTDIKLSFVGHSIGNLIIRTALAGLWLLKKLKGTQCIHQLTFTDDPDLENTFIYNLSKEKTLENFQNVILFSSPQDGYVPYHSARIEPSSAASLDSSKRGKIFHEMLNNLLGQIQSDSDHRVVIRCDVNFNTACYGRNLNTLIGRTAHIEFLESDIFAKFIMWSFPELFR, from the exons ATGTTTCGGAGACTGAGATGGTTTGTGGGTCTGAATCAGAAGAATTTGTCAACAAAGAGGTTGGGCAATGTTGAGCACCAACCTGGACCTGAAAGGCCAAGCCAGCTCCCTGTGTTAGATGCTGTTCATGAAGTTGCTGTTTACATTCATAGGTTTCATAATCTTGACCTTTTTGAACAAGG ATGGTACAAAATCAAGGTTACCGTGAGATGGGAGGTGGGTGAAGATTCCTATCCTGGGATTCCAGCACGAGTTGTTCAATATGAAG CTGCAGCTCCTGAAGTGGGTTCTGACAATTTATGTAGAGTTTGGATGATCGATGATGCTGACAACAGTTTTTCAACCCCACCATTCCGAATTAAATATGCTAGGCAGGATGTACTTCTTTCTATCATGGTTTCATTCTACCTATCTTTTGGTGCATGTGAG GATCAATCTTCTGTTATCTTGAAGTTCGAGCTCTTACATGCCCCTATGAGCGGAACAGG GTATGAGTTCCAAGGTTCACCAGATGCATTCTCTGCTTCAGTTCATGAATATAAAATACCCCCTAAAGGTCTTCTAGGATTGCATTCATACTGTCCTGTCAATTTTGATGCTTTCCATGCTGTCCTTGTTGATACAAGTGTTCACATCAGTCTACTAAAAGCTAGTCATCACACCTCTCGACCGAAGGTATCCAG TGATTCTAGAGGCTCAGAAGGCACTTATGTTGAAGATTATGTCGGGTCAAACAAG GTTACGCTCATCAAAGCATTGATGGCTGCCCATGATATCCTgcttgaggatttgaaaagaataaGCACAGGCATTGACCAAGCTGTTGATTTGACTGAAATTTCTTCTGCATCAGATGTTACGGAATGGTTTAGTTCTACTTCACCAGCAAATGTCAATGGTGATTCATCACCTCTACTGTCTGACAGGCCACAC AAAGCTGCTAATTCTATCAATAAACTTACCGACCCTTTCTCTTGGGACGACCATCTGTTAATCTCTCTCCAATCTCTAGGGAATCAGCTGCTAAGTCTTTGGAATACTTTTCTGAAATTCCACAG GGAAAACAAAACAAAGATAATGGAATTCTTACGTAATTCCTGGGCTAATGAACGGAGAACTGAATGGTCAATATGGATGGTGTACTCAAAGGTTGCAATGCCTCATCAACCTAAGATTAATGGAGTTGAAAGGACACTGTTGCACCATGGTGCACGCGGAAATACAAGGAGGTTAACTGATGAT CCTATTCAAATTGCAACAATGCGTGCAGAGCTTCATAGGCGTGGTATAGCACAAATGAGG ATCAACAATCGGTCACTTCAAGACATGTATATATTTGGAGATCCTTTGCATATTCCAATTATTATTGTTGAACGCTTGACAAACATATACCATTCAACAAGTGTGAGTTCAGATTTCATTCCTCTGAAGGAAGAAGCAAGGCATAAACTAGAAAATGGATATAGAGCCACAAATAAGAGTGGGAATAGCCGGCGACAAAATGAACACATTTTGAGAGTAGTAGTTTTTGTACATGGGTTTCAG GGAAATCATCTGGATTTACGGCTTGTTCGGAACCAGTGGCTTTTAATAGATCCCAAAATACATTTTCTCATGTCAGAGGCAAATGAAGACAAAACATCTGGAGACTTCAGAGAAATGGGGTCAAGGCTTGCCCATGAAGTGATCACCTTCCTTAAAAAGAAGATGGATAAAGTTTCAAGAAATGCCATCTTAACTGATATCAAGCTTAGCTTTGTTGGTCATTCTATTGGAAACCTCATTATCCGAACTGCCCTCGCTG GACTATGGCTATTGAAGAAGCTGAAGGGTACACAATGCATTCATCAACTAACTTTTACAGATGACCCTGATCTTGAGAATACTTTCATATACAATCTTTCCAAG GAGAAGACACTGGAAAACTTCCAGAATGTAATTCTTTTCTCCTCTCCTCAG GATGGTTATGTTCCGTATCATTCTGCCAGAATTGAACCGAGTTCAGCGGCTTCCTTGGATTCCTCTAAAAGAGGGAAAATCTTCCATGAGATGCTAAATAATTTGTTGGGCCAAATCCAAAGTGACTCTGACCATCGTGTGGTAATCCGATGTGATGTCAACTTCAACACGGCTTGCTATGGCAGAAACTTAAACACACTTATTGGACGCACTGCACATATTGAGTTCTTGGAGTCCGACATTTTCGCCAAGTTCATAATGTGGTCTTTCCCAGAGCTGTTCAGATAG